From the Actinopolymorpha singaporensis genome, the window GACCGGCCGGCTCCCGGTGGCGAGCACCAGCGCGTCGTACCGCGTCCGGCTCCCGTCGTCGGCACACACCACGCGGCGGTCCCGGTCGATCGCGGTGACGGTGACCCCGGCGCGCAGGTCCAGCGCCCCGGACGGCTCGGGCAGCGCCAGGTCGTCCGGCGTGAGCCGTCCGGCCAGCAGCTCCGGCAGCAGGACCCGGTTGTACGCCCGGCCGGGCTCGGCGCCGAAGACGACCAGCGGACGGTGCGGGTCGAGGGTTCGCAGGTCGGCCGCGAACCTCGTACCGGCCATGCCGTTGCCCACCACCACGACGCTCATCGGGCCGCCTCCGGCCTCTCGTGCAGGGCGCTCCCCACGGCGCTGCACACGGGTTCCAGCCGGACCGCGCAGACCTTGAACTCCGGCATCCGCGACGTGGGGTCCAGTGCCGGGTTGGTGAGGACGTTGGCCCGGCCGGCACCCGGCCAGTGGAACGGCATGAACACCGTGTCCACCCGGATCGTGTCGGTCAGCCGGGCCGGTGCAACGGCGACGCCTCGCCGGCTGACCACCCGTACGTCGTCTCCTTCCGCGATGCCGTGGCGTTCGGCCAGCACCGGATGCACCTCCACGAACGGACCCGGCGCGGCCTGCACAAGCGCGGAGACCCGCCTGGTCTGGGCACCGCTCTGGTACTGCGCGAGCACCCGGCCGGTGGTGAGGTAGACCGGGTACGCCGCGTCCACGTCCTCCACCGCCGGACGGTGCTCGACCGGTACGAACCTCGCCCTGCCGTCCGGTGTGGCGAAGCGGTCCAGGAACATCCGCGGCGTCCCCGGGTGTGCGGGCGTCGGGCACGGCCAGAAGACACCGCCCTCGGCGTCGATGCGCTCGTAGCTGATGCCCGCGTAGTCTGCGGGACCGCCTGCGCCGGCCCGGCCGAGTTCGGCGAAGACGCGTGCGGGTTCGGTCTCCACGACCGGCCCACGGCCCAGCGCGGCGGCGAGCCCGGCCATGATCTCCAGGTCGGTGCGCACCTGTCCGGGCGGCGGGCGCAGCCGGCGGCGCCGGATCACCCTTCCCTCCAGGTTGGTCATGGTGCCGTCCTCCTCCGCCCACTGGGCGCTGGGCAGCACCACGTCGGCGAGGTCGGCGGTTTCCGAACGCACCAGGTCGGCGACCACGAGCAGGTCGAGGTCGGCCAGGCGTTCCTCCATCCGCGCGGCCGCGGGCGCCGACACGACCGGGTTCGTGCCGAACACCAGCAGGACACGAGGCCCGCCCGGCCGGCCGAGGGAGTCCAGGAGTTCGTACGCGCTCGGACCGGGGCCGGGCAGGACGGCCGGGTCCACACCCCAGACAGCGGCGACGTGCGCGCGGGCGGCCGGGTCGTCGATGCGGCGGTAGCCGGGCAACTGGTCGGCCTTCTGCCCGTGCTCGCGCCCGCCCTGCCCGTTGCCCTGCCCGGTGAGGCAGCCGTATCCCGAGCCCGGCGTTCCCGGCAGTCCCAGTGCCAAGGCCAGGTTGACGAACGCCGTCACCGTGTCGGTTCCCTTGGCGTGCTGTTCCGCGCCGCGGCCGGTGAGCACCATCGCCCTGCCGGCGGTGGCCAGCAGCCGCACCGCCTCCCGTTGCTGGGCCACCGGCACGCCGGTGATCCGCTCGACGCGTTCGGGCCAGTAGCTCATCACGATCGGCCGGACGTCGGCCAGGCCGTTCGTGCGCGCCGCGACGTACTCGGTGTCGGCGTACCCCTCGACCAGTGCGACGTGCAGCATGCCCAGCGCGAGCGCGAGATCGGTGCCCGGTGTGGGCTGCAGGTGCAGCCGGGCCCGCTCGGCCGTCGGCGTACGCCGCGGGTCGACGACGATCAGCCCACCGGTGTCGGGTCGCGGTGCGGTGAGCACGCGCAGGAACGGCGGCATGGTCTCCGCCGAATTGCCACCGACGAGCAGCACCACGTCGGCCGCGGCGATGTCGCCCAGCGGGAACGGCAGACCGCGGTCCAGCCCGAACGCCCGGTTGGCGGCCGCAGCCGCCGACGACATGCAGAACCTGCCGTTGTAGTCGATGTTCGGCGTACGCAGGACGGTCCGGGCGAACTTCCCCAGCATGTAGGCCTTCTCGTTCGTCAGCCCACCACCGCCGAGCACCGCCACGCCGCCTGGCCCGTGCTCGGCCTGCACCCGCGTGATCGCCGCGGCGACGGTGCCGAACGCCCCCTCCCACGACGCGGGCACGAGCGCCTCGTCCCGCGACGCCCGCACCATCGGCGTGCGCAGCCGCTGTGGGGAGGTGAGGAGTTCGGCCGCCGTCCAGCCCTTCTGGCACAGGGCGGCGGCGTTGTCCCCGTGTGCGCGGGGCGCCACCAGAACTTCCCCTGAATCCGGCCCGGAGTCCGGCGCGGCACTCAGTTCCATCCCGCACTGCAGGGCGCAGTACGGACAGTGCGTCGCCACCGCCGCGGAATCGGACATGTCGTCGAGCCTGCGGTCCCACCGTTTCACGCCTGGGTCCCCTCTGTTTCGGGTCTGCTAACGGCCGCTCACCGATCCCCGGATCGCTCAGACCGCCGCCTCGGCCAGGCTCGGCATCCGAGCGACCAGCAACTGCCGGCGCAGGTAGCACCACCACGTCACGCCGAGACAGAGTGCGTAGAACGCGGCGTACGCGAGGACCGCCGTGGCGACCGATCCGGTCGCGCCGAGCGAGGCGCCGTACGCCCGCGGGATCAGGAACCCGCCGAACGCGCCGACCGCGGAGATGATCCCGACCGCCGCGCCGGCCTCGGTCAGCGCCGTCCGCCGGGCGCCGGCGATCCCCGCCCGCTCGTCCCGATCGCCCTGCCGGGCGAAGATCGCCGGAACCATGCGGTACGTCGAGCCGTTCCCGACGCCGCTGGCCACGAAGAGCACCGCGAACGCCGTGACGAACAACCCCAGCGACCCGGAGTTCACCGCGACCAGCAGGACCGCCATCCCGGCCACCATCGCCGCGAAGACCGCGCAGGTGACCCGGGCGCCGCCCCAGCGGTCGGCCAGCCAGCCGCCGACCGGCCGTACCAGCGACCCCACCAGGGCGCCGAGGAACGCGTACTTCGTCGCACCCGAGTCCGGGAACACGGTCTTCGCCAGCAGCGGATACGCCGCCGAGTAGCCGATGAACGAACCGAACGTCCCGATGTAGAGCAGCGACATCACCCACGTGTGCGGACGCTTGGCCGCCGCCAGCTGCCCCCGGACCGGCGCCTTCGAGACGGTGAGGTTGTCCATGCAGAACCACGCGAGCACCGCCGACGCCACGATCAGCGGCACCCACATCAGCCCGGCGTAGGCGAGTGTCCCCGCTCCCGCGCCGAGCACGACCGGCACCAGGAACTGCACCGTGCTGGTGCCGAGGTTCCCGCCGGCGGCGTTCAGGCCGAGGCCGAGCCCCTTGGCGCGTTCGGGAAAGAAGAACGAGATGTTGGTCATCGAGGAGGCGAAGTTCCCGCCGCCGAACCCGGCCGCGGCGGCGACGAGCAGGAACACCCAGTACGGCGTGGCCGGGTCGCTCACCGCGAGCGCCATCGCCACCGTCGGCACCAGCAACAGCAGCGCGCTCACCACGGTCCAGTTGCGGCCGCCGAACCTCGGCACCGCGAAGGTGTACGGCAACCGCAACAGCGAGCCGACCAGGCTGGGCAGTGCGACCAGCCAGAACAGCTGGTCGACGGAGAACGCGAAACCGGCCGCCGGCAACGCGACGACGGTCACGCTCCACACGAGCCAGACCGAGAACGCGAGGTGCTCGGCGAACACCGACACCAGGAGGTTGCGGGTCGCCACCCGGCGGCCGGTGCGCTGCCAGAACGCCGCGTCCTCCGGCTCCCACCGGTCGATCCACCGGGCTCCGAGCCGGCTCCTGGTTCTCGGCGTCTGCGTTGTGCTCACGGCGTCCTCCCACGACGGCGCCCACGGCGGGGCGCGGTTACCGGTCGTGGTGACGGTAGGAAGGCCCTGTT encodes:
- a CDS encoding molybdopterin oxidoreductase family protein, translated to MSDSAAVATHCPYCALQCGMELSAAPDSGPDSGEVLVAPRAHGDNAAALCQKGWTAAELLTSPQRLRTPMVRASRDEALVPASWEGAFGTVAAAITRVQAEHGPGGVAVLGGGGLTNEKAYMLGKFARTVLRTPNIDYNGRFCMSSAAAAANRAFGLDRGLPFPLGDIAAADVVLLVGGNSAETMPPFLRVLTAPRPDTGGLIVVDPRRTPTAERARLHLQPTPGTDLALALGMLHVALVEGYADTEYVAARTNGLADVRPIVMSYWPERVERITGVPVAQQREAVRLLATAGRAMVLTGRGAEQHAKGTDTVTAFVNLALALGLPGTPGSGYGCLTGQGNGQGGREHGQKADQLPGYRRIDDPAARAHVAAVWGVDPAVLPGPGPSAYELLDSLGRPGGPRVLLVFGTNPVVSAPAAARMEERLADLDLLVVADLVRSETADLADVVLPSAQWAEEDGTMTNLEGRVIRRRRLRPPPGQVRTDLEIMAGLAAALGRGPVVETEPARVFAELGRAGAGGPADYAGISYERIDAEGGVFWPCPTPAHPGTPRMFLDRFATPDGRARFVPVEHRPAVEDVDAAYPVYLTTGRVLAQYQSGAQTRRVSALVQAAPGPFVEVHPVLAERHGIAEGDDVRVVSRRGVAVAPARLTDTIRVDTVFMPFHWPGAGRANVLTNPALDPTSRMPEFKVCAVRLEPVCSAVGSALHERPEAAR
- a CDS encoding MFS transporter — its product is MSTTQTPRTRSRLGARWIDRWEPEDAAFWQRTGRRVATRNLLVSVFAEHLAFSVWLVWSVTVVALPAAGFAFSVDQLFWLVALPSLVGSLLRLPYTFAVPRFGGRNWTVVSALLLLVPTVAMALAVSDPATPYWVFLLVAAAAGFGGGNFASSMTNISFFFPERAKGLGLGLNAAGGNLGTSTVQFLVPVVLGAGAGTLAYAGLMWVPLIVASAVLAWFCMDNLTVSKAPVRGQLAAAKRPHTWVMSLLYIGTFGSFIGYSAAYPLLAKTVFPDSGATKYAFLGALVGSLVRPVGGWLADRWGGARVTCAVFAAMVAGMAVLLVAVNSGSLGLFVTAFAVLFVASGVGNGSTYRMVPAIFARQGDRDERAGIAGARRTALTEAGAAVGIISAVGAFGGFLIPRAYGASLGATGSVATAVLAYAAFYALCLGVTWWCYLRRQLLVARMPSLAEAAV